One Saccharomyces kudriavzevii IFO 1802 strain IFO1802 genome assembly, chromosome: 4 genomic region harbors:
- the SLY1 gene encoding syntaxin-binding protein (similar to Saccharomyces cerevisiae SLY1 (YDR189W); ancestral locus Anc_8.394): MAVEEISSGKDISLRDMQISAILKMLFLNKDSNSDNITSITDDIFNQQEIIWKVLILDIKSTATISSVLRVNDLLKAGITVHSLIKQDRSPLPDVPAIYFVSPTKENVDIIVNDLKNDKYSEFYINFTSSLPRNLLEDLAQQVSITGKSDKIKQVYDQYLDFIVTEPELFSLEVTNAYLTLNDPKTTEEEITGLCAKIADGLFNTVLTTNSIPIVRAAKGGPAEIIAEKLGTKLRDYVINTNASSASSLQGNDSLERGVLIILDRNIDFASMFSHSWIYQCMVFDIFKLSRNTITIPSEGKEEGDDATARSTATKKYDIEPNDFFWMENSHLPFPEAAENVETALNRYKEEAAEITRKTGVSNITDLDPNSNNDTVQIQEVVKKLPELTAKKNTIDTHMNIFAALLSQLESKSLDTFFEVEQDPGSAKTRSRFIDILKDGKTNNLEDKMRSFIVLYLTSTTGLPKDFVQTVENYFKENDYDINALKYVYKLREFMQLSNMSLQNKSLEDGSGSNFKPSNLSLSGIYGLTEGKLQGGVGSLISGIRKLLPEKKTIPITNVVDAIMDPLNSSQKNLETTDSYLYIDPKITRGSHTRKPKRQSYNKSLVFVVGGGNYLEYQNLQEWAHSQLHNPKKVMYGSTAITTPAEFLNEISQLGASSNNSSDV; this comes from the coding sequence ATGGCCGTGGAAGAGATATCATCCGGGAAGGACATCAGCTTGAGAGACATGCAAATCTCAgccattttgaaaatgctCTTTCTGAACAAGGACTCGAATAGCGACAACATCACCTCCATCACGGACGACATTTTCAACCAGCAGGAGATCATCTGGAAAGTCTTGATCCTAGACATCAAGAGCACTGCTACCATTTCCTCCGTTCTTAGAGTTAACGACCTACTAAAAGCTGGTATCACTGTCCATTCCTTAATTAAACAAGATAGGTCTCCCTTGCCCGATGTGCCTGCCATATATTTCGTTTCCCCCACAAAGGAAAACGTTGACATCATTGTCAATGACCTGAAGAACGACAAGTACTCTGAATTCTACATCAATTTTACCTCATCTTTGCCGCGAAACCTCTTGGAAGATCTGGCTCAACAAGTCTCCATCACGGGTAAATCTGATAAAATCAAACAGGTCTACGATCAATACTTGGATTTTATTGTCACTGAACCAGAACTGTTCTCTCTGGAAGTCACAAATGCCTATTTGACGTTGAATGACCCTAAAACCACGGAAGAGGAAATAACCGGCCTGTGCGCCAAGATTGCCGACGGTTTATTCAACACTGTATTGACTACCAATTCCATCCCCATTGTAAGGGCTGCTAAGGGCGGGCCTGCTGAGATTATCGCCGAGAAATTAGGTACGAAATTGCGTGACTATGTCATTAATACTAATGCCTCATCCGCTTCCAGTTTACAAGGGAACGACTCCCTGGAAAGAGGAGTTCTGATCATTTTAGATAGAAACATCGATTTTGCCTCCATGTTCTCCCATTCGTGGATCTATCAATGTATGGTCTTTGATATCTTCAAGCTATCAAGAAATACCATCACTATTCCCTCAGAGGGTAAGGAAGAGGGGGACGATGCTACCGCAAGGTCAACGGCAACCAAGAAATACGATATAGAACCAAACGATTTCTTTTGGATGGAAAACTCTCATTTGCCTTTCCCGGAAGCCGCTGAAAATGTTGAAACGGCACTGAATAGATACAAGGAAGAAGCCGCTGAAATCACTAGGAAAACTGGTGTCAGTAACATCACAGATTTGGATCCAAACTCAAATAATGATACGGTTCAAATCCAGGAAGTGGTAAAGAAACTACCAGAATTGACggccaagaaaaataccaTCGATACTCatatgaatatttttgCTGCATTATTGTCGCAATTGGAAAGTAAAAGTCTTGATACCTTTTTTGAAGTGGAACAGGATCCTGGTAGCGCCAAGACAAGGTCTAGATTTATAGATATCCTAAAGGATGGTAAAACGAACAACCTTGAAGACAAGATGAGATCGTTTATTGTTCTTTATTTGACATCAACCACCGGATTACCAAAGGATTTCGTCCAAACTGTGGAAAACtacttcaaagaaaatgattaCGACATCAATGCTTTGAAATATGTTTACAAACTAAGAGAGTTCATGCAACTATCGAACATGTCGTTACAAAATAAATCTTTGGAAGACGGTTCTGGCTCCAATTTCAAACCAAGTAATTTGTCATTGTCCGGCATTTATGGCTTAACCGAGGGCAAATTGCAAGGTGGTGTAGGAAGTTTGATATCTGGTATCAGAAAACTACTTcctgaaaagaaaaccatACCAATAACAAACGTTGTTGATGCGATAATGGATCCTTTGAACAGTTCTCAGAAAAACTTGGAGACTACCGATAGTTACCTATACATTGACCCTAAAATTACGAGGGGTTCCCATACTAGGAAGCCAAAAAGACAATCTTATAATAAATCATTGGTGTTTGTAGTTGGCGGTGGTAACTACTTAGAATATCAAAACCTTCAAGAATGGGCACACTCCCAATTGCATAATCCTAAAAAAGTCATGTATGGTAGCACAGCCATTACTACTCCAGCTGAATTCTTGAATGAGATTTCTCAGCTTGGAGCAAGtagcaacaacagcagtGATGTATAA
- the RVB1 gene encoding RuvB family ATP-dependent DNA helicase pontin (similar to Saccharomyces cerevisiae RVB1 (YDR190C); ancestral locus Anc_8.395), protein MVAISEVKENSSVNGTNSGAVTRTAAHTHIKGLGLDESGVAKRVEGGFVGQIEAREACGVIVDLIKAKKMSGRAILLAGGPSTGKTALALAISQELGPKVPFCPLVGSELYSVEVKKTETLMENFRRAIGLRIKETKEVYEGEVTELTPEDAENPLGGYGKTISHVIVGLKSAKGTKTLRLDPTIYESIQREKVSIGDVIYIEANTGAVKRVGRSDAYATEFDLETEEYVPLPKGEVHKKKEIVQDVTLHDLDVANARPQGGQDVISMMGQLLKPKKTEITEKLRQEVNKVVAKYIDQGVAELIPGVLFIDEVNMLDIEIFTYLNKALESNIAPVVVLASNRGMTTVRGTEDVISPHGVPPDLIDRLLIVRTLPYDSDEIRTIIERRAAVENLQMESGALDLLATMGTETSLRYALQLLAPCGILAQTSNRKEILVNDVDEAKLLFLDAKRSTKILETSVNYL, encoded by the coding sequence ATGGTTGCTATCAGTGAAGTCAAGGAGAATTCTAGTGTTAATGGCACTAATTCCGGTGCAGTAACTAGAACTGCGGCTCATACACATATCAAGGGCTTAGGTCTGGATGAAAGTGGTGTAGCTAAGAGAGTTGAAGGAGGGTTTGTTGGTCAAATAGAAGCCCGTGAAGCATGCGGCGTTATTGTGGATTTGATAAAGGCCAAAAAGATGTCTGGTAGGGCTATTCTATTGGCAGGCGGTCCATCTACAGGTAAGACAGCGTTGGCTCTGGCCATTTCACAAGAATTGGGCCCGAAAGTTCCTTTTTGTCCCCTTGTTGGTAGTGAACTGTATTCTGTGGAGGtaaagaaaacagaaaCTTTGATGGAAAACTTTAGAAGGGCCATTGGTTTGAGAATTAAAGAAACTAAGGAAGTTTATGAAGGTGAGGTTACAGAATTAACGCCCGAAGATGCAGAAAATCCATTGGGTGGGTACGGGAAAACCATCTCACATGTCATTGTCGGCCTCAAATCTGCTAAGGGTACTAAGACACTGAGGTTAGATCCAACTATATACGAAAGTattcaaagagaaaaagtcAGCATTGGTGATGTCATTTATATAGAGGCAAACACCGGTGCCGTCAAACGAGTTGGCAGATCTGACGCATACGCTACCGAATTTGATTTGGAAACCGAGGAATACGTCCCATTACCAAAAGGTGAAGTGCataagaagaaggaaatcGTACAAGATGTTACATTACATGATTTGGATGTTGCCAACGCAAGACCACAAGGTGGTCAAGATGTCATATCGATGATGGGCCAATTACTCAAGCCAAAAAAGACAGAAATTACAGAAAAGTTAAGACAAGAAGTTAACAAAGTTGTTGCTAAATATATTGATCAGGGTGTTGCAGAGCTAATTCCTGGTGTGTTGTTCATTGACGAAGTCAACATGCTAgacattgaaattttcacaTACTTAAACAAAGCGCTCGAATCCAACATTGCCCCCGTCGTTGTATTGGCTTCTAATAGGGGAATGACAACGGTTCGTGGTACTGAAGATGTGATATCACCACATGGTGTGCCACCTGATTTAATTGACAGGTTGTTAATTGTTCGTACTTTACCATACGACAGTGATGAAATTCGTACAATCATAGAGAGAAGAGCTGCTGTGGAGAACTTGCAAATGGAAAGTGGTGCCCTGGACCTTCTAGCCACCATGGGTACAGAAACTTCGTTACGTTACGCCTTGCAATTATTGGCACCATGTGGTATCTTAGCACAGACAAGCAATCGTAAAGAGATTCTTGTTAatgatgttgatgaagcTAAGTTACTGTTTTTGGATGCCAAAAGATCTACAAAAATTTTAGAAACATCAGTAAACTATTTGTAA
- the SND1 gene encoding Snd1p (similar to Saccharomyces cerevisiae YDR186C; ancestral locus Anc_8.390), protein MDTAGTDAAEAAAASVNGRRFAQSTSPKVSVRSQDSLFLITYSNIQQPLVHASLADRYPSLTKLNILFYIDIPTIDYYNDEMTHNKLSRLNKRFKLHRLKNSIAQSFSNTSSAEDNDRFWEELKELINSRNTPQKKFDLNVLVSSSGSLRYVETIRFLVEKLFNSFKSLYVQEKLNLAFQINVSPTSFKWFSTFLNAELLNLKIINWQNIGSFTKTIQNSRSLPFKEYYTKLNEKFTSSNHSAVSMQDQTVLDSIVIVTNSTGVKALLTLLSDHPLTSLISQESIKALHEYSDAANDDKNDDQANTSLKRNSSSLLNFQNSVLTSNKDKSVRIRSLSINRKSNRAHMFKTNESITTIPSTTINNLIGQEPGLRKQPSATALHLQSHLHPHSRSQSYSSSNMSRSPSPFPYGKTPSNDKLVYDELNNQINEVQDRVKNEEIAQYNNNNYDDFAEDEEQDRTSYADDYGYDYEDGEEEDGDEDEEEDEDDDDDEDDEEDDEDDDDDDDDEGLSFYAPSILSRSGSSTDMLSTGMDSMANKSKETRGRFRSLSLMDPALQKPFNQKFANNKLLGPAAAKAPQRSSSSNHFTNVYVHDGDFDGTDPIDNKRNVSSATLIKRKSLMNRILTPSISNGLIPPEFISRISTPSTSASSSNSSLNDMSVASNAFSKLLNDTSKKQNFLNSPIPQHTQQASPLLLRNNSNNNLLFEKNLINKSFEELRRQPSVNFFSTLMNGNLEKNGLALNFKSKTPTDALMGCSIKNNTNGSHSLLNLEEEDQIMSGCFTKECEDDNDSTNSTIIPNHPDIDNYNDNDNDNNTGINSNNFNLNLYDDNDDPDSTDVTLEAETHSHSNSVVTKPVYKKAVTLDLYGEDDMDNMGGWVLGGNAR, encoded by the coding sequence ATGGACACGGCCGGCACGGACGCAGCAGAGGCAGCAGCCGCAAGCGTAAATGGACGCCGATTTGCCCAGTCCACTTCACCGAAGGTTAGCGTGAGGTCGCAGGACTCGCTGTTTCTGATTACTTACTCGAATATCCAGCAGCCGCTGGTGCACGCATCGCTAGCCGATCGGTATCCTTCGTTGACGAAGCTCAACATTCTGTTTTACATTGATATCCCTACCATCGACTACTACAACGATGAGATGACTCACAATAAGCTTTCTAGGCTGAATAAGCGGTTCAAGCTGCATCGCTTGAAAAACTCAATCGCACAGAGCTTCTCCAACACGTCTTCCGCGGAAGACAACGATAGATTCTGGGAGGAGTTGAAGGAGTTGATCAACTCCCGCAACACGCCCCAGAAAAAATTCGACCTCAACGTCCTGGTCTCGTCTTCAGGGTCGTTACGTTACGTGGAGACGATAAGATTTCTCGTCGAGAAGCTGTTCAACTCCTTCAAGAGCCTGTATGTTCAGGAAAAACTGAATCTCGCGTTCCAGATTAACGTTTCTCCCACTTCTTTCAAGTGGTTCTCCACGTTCTTGAACGCAGAGCTGCtgaacttgaaaatcatcaacTGGCAGAATATTGGCTCTTTCACCAAGACCATCCAGAATTCCAGGTCGCTGCCGTTCAAGGAGTACTACACCAAGCTGAACGAAAAGTTCACCAGCTCCAACCACAGCGCTGTCAGCATGCAGGACCAGACTGTCCTGGATTCCATAGTCATTGTTACAAACAGCACTGGGGTGAAGGCCCTGTTGACTTTGCTGTCGGACCACCCCTTGACCAGCCTCATCTCCCAGGAGTCAATAAAGGCGCTGCACGAATATTCCGATGCTGCCAACGATGACAAGAACGACGACCAGGCCAACACAAGtctgaaaagaaactcCTCGTCCCTGTTGAACTTCCAAAACTCCGTCTTGACCTCCAATAAGGATAAGTCCGTCAGAATCAGGTCGTTGTCCATCAATAGAAAATCCAATAGAGCCCACATGTTCAAGACGAACGAATCCATCACGACCATTccatcaacaacaatcaACAATCTCATCGGCCAAGAACCCGGCCTGCGCAAGCAACCTTCCGCCACTGCATTGCATTTACAATCACATCTGCATCCACATTCTCGTTCGCAGTCCTACTCCAGCTCTAACATGTCCAGATCTCCTTCTCCCTTCCCCTACGGCAAAACACCATCAAACGACAAACTAGTGTATGACGAATTGAATAATCAAATCAACGAAGTACAGGACCGTgtcaaaaatgaagaaatcgCGCAgtacaataataacaattaTGACGATTTTGCAGAAGACGAGGAACAAGACAGAACATCCTATGCAGATGATTATGGCTATGACTACGAAGATGGCGAAGAGGAAGACGGCGACGAggacgaagaagaggacgaagatgatgacgatgacgagGACGACGAAGAGGAcgacgaagatgatgatgatgatgatgatgatgaaggcCTAAGCTTTTATGCTCCAAGTATTCTGTCACGATCTGGTTCAAGCACAGACATGTTATCCACGGGAATGGATTCCATGGCAAATAAATCGAAGGAAACGAGGGGTAGATTCAGGTCTTTGAGTCTAATGGATCCCGCTTTGCAAAAACCATTCAACCAAAAATTCGCAAACAACAAACTGCTCGGCCCCGCCGCGGCAAAAGCTCCTCAAAGGTCAAGTTCTTCAAACCATTTTACAAACGTTTACGTGCATGACGGCGACTTTGATGGCACGGACCCTATCGACAACAAGAGGAACGTATCATCCGCGACTCTCATCAAGAGAAAATCTTTAATGAACAGAATCTTGACTCCGTCCATTAGCAACGGGTTGATACCACCGGAATTCATATCCCGAATATCCACCCCTTCGACAAGCGCAAGCAGTTCGAACTCCTCATTGAATGACATGTCCGTCGCGTCAAATGCATTTTCCAAGCTATTAAATGATACAAGCAAGAAGcagaatttcttgaattcaCCAATTCCACAACACACACAGCAAGCATCTCCACTACTGCTGAGAAACAATTCAAACAATAACCTGTTgttcgaaaaaaatttgatcaaCAAATCATTCGAAGAATTAAGGAGACAGCCATCAGTTAACTTCTTCAGTACTTTGATGAATGGTAacctggaaaaaaatggactAGCACTAAACTTCAAATCCAAAACACCTACAGATGCTTTGATGGGCTGCagtataaaaaataataccaATGGCAGCCATAGCCTACTAAATctggaagaagaagaccaAATCATGTCTGGGTGCTTCACCAAAGAATGCGAAGATGATAACGATTCGACCAACAGTACGATCATACCGAATCACCCGGACATTGACAActataatgataatgataacgACAACAATACAGGTATAAATTCCAATAACTTCAACCTAAATCTTTatgatgacaatgatgatCCAGACTCCACCGATGTAACGCTTGAAGCGGAAACACACTCACACTCCAATTCTGTTGTCACTAAACCCGTTTATAAAAAGGCAGTAACTTTAGATCTATACGGTGAAGATGACATGGATAATATGGGAGGATGGGTACTGGGTGGTAATGCACGATAA
- the CCT6 gene encoding chaperonin-containing T-complex subunit CCT6 (similar to Saccharomyces cerevisiae CCT6 (YDR188W); ancestral locus Anc_8.393), which yields MSLQLLNPKAESLRRDAALKVNVTSAEGLQSVLETNLGPKGTLKMLVDGAGNIKLTKDGKVLLTEMQIQSPTAVLIARAAAAQDEITGDGTTTVVCLVGELLRQAHRFIQEGVHPRIITDGFEIARKESMKFLDEFKISKTDLPNDREFLLQVARSSLLTKVDAELTEILTPIVTDAVLSVYDAQADNLDLHMVEIMQMQHLSPKDTTFVKGLVLDHGGRHPDMPTRVENAHVLILNVSLEYEKTEVNSGFFYSSADQRDKLAASERKFVDAKLKKIIDLKNEVCGMDPHKGFVIINQKGIDPMSLDVLAKHNILALRRAKRRNMERLQLVTGGEAQNSVEDLSPQILGFSGLVYQKTIGEEKFTYITENTDPKSCTILIKGSTHYALAQTKDAVRDGLRAVANVLKDKNIIPGAGAFYIALSRYLKSANMNKLGAKGKTKTGIEAFAEALLVIPKTLVKNSGFDPLDVLAMVEDELDDAQDSDETRYVGVDLNIGDSCDPTIEGVWDSYRVLRNAITGATGIASNLLLCDELLRAGRSTLKEGPQ from the coding sequence ATGTCGTTGCAATTGCTGAATCCAAAGGCCGAGTCCTTGAGAAGAGATGCCGCTCTGAAAGTGAACGTTACTTCTGCGGAGGGCCTGCAATCCGTACTGGAGACCAACCTGGGTCCCAAGGGCACGTTGAAGATGCTTGTAGATGGTGCCGGCAATATCAAGCTGACCAAAGACGGGAAGGTGTTGTTGACCGAGATGCAAATTCAGTCGCCTACGGCGGTGCTGATTGCCAGGGCCGCTGCCGCCCAGGACGAGATCACGGGTGATGGTACCACCACTGTTGTGTGTCTGGTGGGTGAACTGCTCAGACAGGCGCACCGGTTTATTCAAGAAGGTGTGCATCCGCGGATCATCACCGATGGCTTCGAGATCGCGCGGAAGGAGTCCATGAAGTTTTTGGACGAGTTCAAGATTAGCAAGACGGACTTGCCCAATGACAGAGAGTTCCTCTTGCAGGTGGCTCGGTCTTCGCTGCTAACGAAGGTCGACGCGGAGTTGACTGAGATCTTGACCCCCATTGTCACCGACGCCGTGTTGAGCGTGTACGATGCGCAAGCAGACAACCTGGATTTGCATATGGTCGAGATCATGCAAATGCAGCACCTATCGCCCAAGGACACGACTTTTGTTAAGGGTCTAGTCCTGGACCACGGTGGCAGACATCCGGACATGCCCACCCGCGTGGAAAACGCGCACGTTCTGATCTTGAACGTGTCCCTGGAGTACGAGAAGACTGAGGTCAACTCCGGTTTCTTTTACAGTTCTGCGGACCAAAGAGATAAACTAGCCGCCAGTGAGAGAAAATTTGTGGATGccaagttgaagaagatcatCGATCTGAAGAACGAAGTGTGTGGCATGGACCCTCATAAGGGTTTTGTCATCATTAACCAAAAGGGTATCGACCCCATGTCTCTGGATGTTCTTGCCAAGCACAACATCTTGGCTTTGAGAAGGGCCAAGAGACGTAACATGGAGAGACTGCAATTGGTCACCGGTGGTGAAGCTCAGAACTCCGTCGAGGATTTGTCGCCTCAGATCCTGGGGTTTTCTGGCCTGGTCTACCAAAAGACGATTGGCGAGGAAAAATTCACATACATCACAGAAAACACCGACCCCAAGTCTTGCACCATTCTAATTAAGGGTTCCACCCACTATGCCCTTGCTCAGACAAAGGATGCCGTGAGAGATGGGCTGAGAGCCGTGGCAAACGTCCTCAAAGACAAGAATATCATCCCCGGTGCTGGTGCCTTCTACATCGCCCTGTCAAGATATCTAAAGTCCGCCAACATGAACAAACTGGGCGCCAAGGGTAAGACTAAGACCGGTATTGAGGCGTTTGCAGAAGCTCTGCTTGTGATTCCAAAGACTTTGGTGAAAAACTCTGGGTTCGACCCATTGGACGTCCTCGCAATGGTGGAGGACGAGTTGGATGACGCCCAAGACTCTGATGAAACAAGATACGTGGGTGTGGACTTGAACATAGGTGACTCTTGCGACCCCACCATCGAGGGTGTCTGGGACTCCTACCGTGTGCTAAGAAACGCCATCACGGGAGCCACCGGTATTGCAAGTAACTTATTGTTATGCGATGAATTATTAAGGGCTGGTAGATccactttgaaagaagGTCCGCAATAA